From Emcibacter nanhaiensis, one genomic window encodes:
- a CDS encoding helix-turn-helix domain-containing protein, whose amino-acid sequence MLKETIPNFALAPYGEETGWDIPEPMHYDELFNRSNLYGWNIAPHRHDSLYQIFMLTKGEVVTSIDGRETKCVAPILVFVPPMTVHGFKYKENSDGHVLTILDTAFDSFLSHSPDLQARFKGPFVISRDLTPGQSEEIDRVFEEMAQEFHNSKPGGLQALHALTSQILVKLARTKSFFLGSTIDKGGSEAAIASRFIEAVDEHYTEHQGNEFYASLLGISEAKLIRVSNSVIGMPPKKVITNRVILEAKRSLVYTSLTCAQIGHFLGFDDPAYFSRYFKRNTGKSPADYRKEVAV is encoded by the coding sequence ATGTTAAAGGAGACTATTCCGAACTTTGCACTGGCGCCCTACGGTGAAGAGACCGGCTGGGATATTCCCGAGCCAATGCACTATGACGAATTATTCAATCGCAGCAACCTGTACGGCTGGAATATCGCCCCACATCGCCATGATTCCCTCTATCAGATTTTCATGCTGACCAAAGGGGAAGTCGTGACGTCCATTGACGGCCGTGAAACCAAATGTGTGGCGCCGATCCTCGTTTTTGTGCCCCCCATGACAGTACATGGGTTCAAGTATAAGGAAAACTCCGATGGCCACGTGCTGACCATCCTTGATACGGCATTCGACAGTTTTCTTTCCCATTCTCCGGATTTGCAGGCCAGGTTCAAGGGGCCGTTCGTGATCTCCCGCGATCTCACTCCCGGCCAGTCGGAAGAGATTGACAGGGTGTTTGAAGAAATGGCCCAGGAATTCCACAACAGCAAGCCGGGAGGCCTGCAGGCCCTTCATGCCCTGACATCACAGATCCTGGTGAAGCTGGCGCGAACCAAATCCTTTTTTCTCGGTAGTACAATTGACAAGGGAGGCTCGGAAGCGGCCATCGCTTCGCGCTTTATCGAAGCCGTTGACGAACATTATACGGAGCATCAGGGCAACGAATTCTATGCCTCGCTGCTTGGCATATCGGAAGCAAAACTGATCCGGGTCAGCAACAGTGTCATCGGCATGCCGCCGAAAAAAGTGATCACCAACCGCGTGATCCTCGAGGCAAAACGCTCGCTGGTCTATACCTCGCTGACCTGTGCCCAGATCGGCCATTTTCTCGGCTTTGACGACCCCG
- a CDS encoding TonB-dependent receptor, which yields MLLMSTSLSLSLFLLTPVQAQEAAEQDSFKGFEIEEISVTARKVTENMQDVPVAVTAFTGDALERRQINTTTDIGKITPNLEFTNNAPLAGNPNSSIIFIRGIGQVSPRANSDPGVGLYIDDVYMGQSVGGTMEFRDIAGVQVLRGPQGTLFGRNTIGGAVLLSTKEPGEEFGGTVKTRVGTDNLRQIFAGVDVPITDELKTRFTMGHKSQDGYVTRLYDGTKLGDTNNTTITAKAVYTPSDNFTIKLNFDHTQTDENGAPLVFAAYGNNTDPTVAQSAAFFGAIQSIAAGCTDAYFVGGGGPGAVVSYAPGFDTSIFDSVDFIAWDAGAGAYVKTVGGPPLGYTAENTDSRCANNQWNAGPYANNGTGPVGSSMENWGVSLNMAYDMSDAVTLKSITSYRELNWTGKRDADNTPFTILHTDYDSSGDQFSQELQATYSSDIMKGVVGLFYYEEEVVDILTVALGERESLDSDNNTVQNDAWAAFTQWTYDITDKLSLTGGIRYTEENKGSIPDQFDYADPDAKYLEVKLYEEKYTATTFSGSIDYRFNDNFMVYASYSEGFKGGGWNSSFNVPQSAEALENFHQFDEERAKTIEVGFKSDLLDNTLRLNAAAFFTDYTDLQFVFRAGPAPYLLNAGKASINGFEAELTWVPSENWIIEAGIGYLDDSIDEVVDLSGLGVSTPISTDNSLPFTPEIQANLGIGYTNYIGNLEVSPRVDISYRDQTFFDTANTVEIAQMDGVTTIDASIAVQPQDGNWQLVFSMNNLTDEVYPVSGNSSLTTGSGYAEAAYARKRQWFLSLNYDF from the coding sequence ATGTTGCTCATGAGCACATCGCTCAGTCTATCACTTTTTCTACTAACTCCTGTTCAGGCTCAGGAAGCAGCGGAACAGGACAGTTTCAAGGGTTTTGAAATCGAGGAAATCTCGGTAACCGCCCGTAAAGTAACGGAAAACATGCAAGACGTTCCGGTTGCCGTGACCGCCTTTACCGGCGACGCACTGGAAAGACGTCAAATTAACACAACCACAGACATTGGCAAAATCACGCCAAACCTGGAGTTTACCAACAACGCGCCGCTGGCCGGCAACCCCAACTCATCTATCATTTTCATCCGTGGTATCGGCCAGGTATCCCCGCGCGCCAACTCTGACCCGGGTGTCGGCCTGTATATTGATGACGTTTACATGGGCCAGTCTGTCGGCGGCACCATGGAGTTCCGTGATATTGCAGGCGTACAAGTCCTGCGCGGCCCGCAGGGTACCCTATTCGGCCGTAACACCATCGGTGGCGCCGTTTTGCTGAGCACCAAGGAACCCGGAGAAGAGTTTGGCGGCACCGTCAAGACCCGGGTTGGCACTGACAACCTGCGTCAGATTTTTGCTGGTGTGGACGTGCCGATCACCGATGAACTCAAAACCCGTTTCACCATGGGTCACAAATCACAGGACGGCTATGTCACCCGACTGTATGACGGCACAAAACTGGGTGATACCAACAACACCACCATCACCGCCAAGGCGGTTTATACACCGTCTGATAATTTTACGATCAAGCTGAACTTTGATCATACTCAGACCGATGAAAACGGTGCCCCTCTGGTATTTGCTGCTTACGGCAACAACACTGATCCTACAGTTGCCCAAAGCGCTGCTTTCTTTGGCGCAATCCAGAGCATTGCCGCCGGATGTACCGACGCTTACTTTGTTGGCGGCGGTGGTCCCGGTGCCGTTGTCTCCTACGCCCCCGGTTTCGACACCTCCATTTTTGACAGTGTCGATTTCATCGCCTGGGATGCCGGCGCCGGCGCCTATGTGAAAACGGTTGGCGGTCCGCCGCTGGGTTACACCGCGGAAAACACCGACTCCCGTTGCGCCAACAACCAGTGGAATGCCGGCCCCTACGCCAACAACGGCACCGGACCGGTGGGAAGCTCCATGGAAAACTGGGGCGTGTCTCTGAACATGGCTTACGACATGTCAGATGCAGTCACCCTGAAATCCATCACTTCTTACCGTGAACTCAACTGGACCGGTAAACGTGACGCTGATAACACACCGTTCACCATTCTGCATACCGACTATGACAGCAGTGGTGATCAGTTCAGCCAGGAGCTGCAAGCCACCTATAGCAGCGACATAATGAAAGGCGTTGTCGGACTGTTTTACTATGAAGAAGAAGTTGTCGACATCCTGACCGTAGCCTTGGGCGAAAGGGAGTCTCTGGATAGTGACAACAATACGGTGCAGAACGATGCCTGGGCCGCCTTTACCCAGTGGACCTACGACATCACCGACAAACTGAGCCTTACCGGTGGCATCCGTTACACCGAAGAGAACAAGGGCTCCATTCCGGACCAGTTCGACTATGCTGATCCGGACGCCAAGTATCTTGAAGTAAAGCTGTATGAAGAAAAATACACCGCAACAACCTTCTCCGGCAGCATCGATTACCGGTTCAATGACAACTTCATGGTTTACGCCAGCTACTCAGAAGGCTTCAAAGGCGGCGGCTGGAACAGCTCCTTCAACGTACCGCAGTCCGCAGAAGCCCTGGAAAACTTCCATCAGTTTGATGAAGAACGCGCCAAAACCATTGAGGTCGGCTTCAAGTCAGATCTGCTGGATAATACCCTGCGTCTGAATGCGGCAGCCTTCTTCACCGACTATACCGACCTCCAGTTCGTGTTCCGTGCCGGTCCGGCGCCTTACCTGCTGAATGCGGGTAAAGCTTCGATCAACGGTTTCGAAGCTGAACTGACCTGGGTTCCCAGCGAAAACTGGATCATCGAAGCCGGTATCGGTTACCTGGATGACAGCATCGATGAAGTGGTTGACCTCAGCGGACTGGGCGTTTCCACACCGATCTCGACGGATAACTCCCTGCCCTTTACGCCTGAAATCCAGGCCAACCTGGGCATCGGATACACCAACTACATCGGTAATCTGGAAGTCTCTCCCCGTGTTGATATCTCCTATCGCGACCAGACTTTCTTCGATACGGCCAACACAGTTGAGATCGCCCAGATGGACGGTGTAACCACTATTGACGCCTCTATCGCGGTCCAGCCGCAGGACGGCAACTGGCAACTGGTGTTCTCCATGAACAACCTGACTGATGAGGTCTACCCGGTCTCAGGTAACTCCTCCCTGACCACAGGCAGTGGTTATGCCGAGGCCGCTTACGCCCGCAAGCGTCAGTGGTTCCTGAGCCTCAACTACGACTTCTAA
- a CDS encoding MFS transporter has product MSEANIIRERIDNGPVTPTMLLVVGIGFMLSLVDGFDVIAMSVSAPYLSSEWGVTRAELGPIFSAALIGMALGAATLAPFADKYGRRFILLLATLVIGISMIVTGLLPKSILLLVIVRFIAGLGVGVIFANAATIASEFAPARYKHIAVTTAIMGYASGATVVGPVANMIIPTQGWEMVFIYGGIATLAMGAFIHLTMPESVDYLASRPDNRDANLLKINKILARLKREPIAALPAHPETPHLKAASVKSILNEEFRGQTLALWTTYFMGFMTLYFLLSWIPTLFVDSGYERSAGIDALSYFNLGAVVGIIAIGLIATKIKLAKPIALFFLGGALFLIYIYVGHPKALFALNVLIFIVGFLLQGAFTALYALAAHIYPTKVRATGVGWGAGLGRVGAIVAPVIAGLLTSTGWTMHDLFLLFSVPLIVAAAMVARFKV; this is encoded by the coding sequence ATGAGCGAAGCAAACATTATCAGAGAGCGTATCGACAACGGTCCCGTCACCCCGACCATGCTGCTGGTGGTCGGCATTGGGTTTATGCTGAGCCTGGTTGATGGTTTTGACGTCATTGCCATGTCTGTGTCAGCTCCTTACCTGAGTAGCGAATGGGGAGTGACAAGAGCCGAACTCGGGCCGATTTTCTCGGCCGCCCTGATCGGTATGGCACTCGGTGCAGCGACCCTCGCTCCCTTCGCCGACAAATACGGCCGCCGGTTCATTCTGCTGCTCGCCACTCTCGTTATCGGTATTTCCATGATCGTGACCGGCCTGCTGCCAAAATCCATTCTGCTCTTGGTGATCGTGCGCTTTATCGCCGGACTTGGAGTGGGTGTAATCTTTGCCAATGCAGCCACGATCGCTTCGGAATTTGCCCCGGCGCGCTACAAACATATTGCCGTCACCACAGCCATCATGGGCTATGCCTCCGGCGCTACCGTCGTGGGCCCGGTGGCCAATATGATCATCCCGACCCAGGGATGGGAAATGGTCTTCATTTACGGCGGTATCGCCACCCTGGCCATGGGCGCTTTCATTCACCTGACCATGCCGGAATCTGTGGATTACCTGGCGTCCCGGCCCGACAACAGGGATGCCAACCTGCTGAAAATAAATAAAATACTCGCACGCCTGAAACGGGAGCCGATCGCCGCGCTGCCCGCACATCCGGAAACGCCGCATCTCAAGGCCGCCAGTGTTAAAAGTATCCTCAATGAGGAATTCCGGGGACAGACCCTGGCGCTGTGGACCACCTATTTCATGGGCTTCATGACCCTCTACTTCCTGCTGTCCTGGATCCCGACCTTGTTTGTGGACAGCGGCTACGAACGCTCCGCCGGCATTGATGCGCTCAGTTATTTCAATCTTGGCGCTGTGGTCGGTATTATCGCCATCGGCCTGATCGCCACCAAGATCAAACTGGCCAAGCCGATCGCACTGTTCTTTCTCGGCGGCGCCCTGTTTCTGATCTACATTTATGTTGGTCATCCGAAGGCCCTGTTCGCCCTCAATGTCCTGATCTTCATTGTCGGCTTCCTGCTGCAGGGAGCCTTCACGGCTCTTTATGCCCTTGCGGCGCATATCTATCCGACAAAAGTCAGGGCCACCGGCGTTGGCTGGGGTGCCGGCCTCGGTCGGGTCGGCGCCATCGTCGCCCCGGTGATCGCCGGGCTGTTGACATCAACAGGCTGGACCATGCACGACCTGTTTCTGCTGTTTTCGGTTCCGCTGATTGTTGCCGCGGCCATGGTCGCCCGCTTCAAGGTCTGA
- a CDS encoding phosphoenolpyruvate carboxylase, translating into MNNNSKNILRDITGELEECLRLSSETPLVNPYQQLSYRLLTQMKSGEASMDSISGLVAELSAQGLVSRGRRSKAYLKETGEQENRALLRRCFLQAGTGLDFDAYQALVGREIAGIVVTGHPTFGFSHEQYSLIAGLIDGSVTEARARDTAGACNGRPDQNLSLEYEFDQAEKALLNLQRATAILYEEAAGAARELFPEDWKKIDLKLITAASWVGFDVDGRDDITWMTSVSFRHRMASLQCQEYVTRWNKIRPEGEEVVTGLLDRVAEIFAEDVARLTPVPDTTDAVRSFARYIVESRAETESILPHILSQLDKLIAKEKDEAQVAGLIVFRGLLNNFRTGVSHIHFRLNSVQLHNAIRPLVALEKDPDDPTGRRRYMKAASKLLDHMQSRTIGYESILHEQTTARRLFMIIAQILKYIDPETPIRFLIAESDTPFTVLAALCYARMFGVDHKVDISPLFETDLALARGAEVIEELLENPHYFAYVKKRKRLCVQAGYSDAGRYLGQVAAGLAIERLRIKLIKLWDKFDLEDVELVIFDTGGESLGRGAHPGGFGARLDYYHSPEARRLIAERAIAYKQEISLQGGDGYLWLQTPGLALATVTRIMENLLAPVEEVVDPFYENTDWSLDFFMTVKGFNNEISANRDFLQLISLLGTDISYPSGSRMTLRQDEGVVSRPLEKLSQVRAIPNNMLLHQLGCLANSVGGVGAAIFQDDHGFWKMYDQSPRLRHLMTLVLTALDLSDEDFLGAYTSLFRPRYWMHSARYEEESHDHDRMLRLAKMLETHGVYEGLNRIELTLREDLMYLRDAIADREMPPLPYERGEEERTSYILLHVLRMTLVQKIFLLITRIPRFRDHKGHSVDDLVLGILRFQVEPTLELLREIFPLEGDYDIDPLNPEKITYKGDNAHGYEYENREIFDEIGETYSLVRQISQALTGFVGALG; encoded by the coding sequence ATGAATAATAATTCAAAAAATATTTTGCGCGACATCACTGGGGAGCTGGAAGAGTGTCTCCGGCTTTCCAGTGAAACGCCATTGGTGAATCCTTACCAGCAACTGTCATATCGCCTTCTGACGCAAATGAAGTCAGGCGAGGCCTCTATGGACAGTATTTCCGGGCTTGTAGCGGAGCTTTCCGCTCAGGGACTGGTCAGTCGCGGCCGACGGTCGAAAGCCTATCTCAAGGAAACCGGGGAACAGGAAAACCGGGCGCTATTACGTCGTTGTTTTTTGCAGGCCGGTACGGGACTGGATTTCGACGCATATCAGGCGCTGGTGGGCCGGGAGATCGCCGGTATTGTCGTAACGGGACATCCCACTTTCGGCTTCAGCCACGAACAGTACAGCCTGATCGCCGGTTTAATTGACGGTTCTGTGACCGAGGCACGGGCCCGGGACACGGCGGGCGCCTGCAACGGCCGACCTGATCAGAACCTGTCGCTTGAATATGAATTCGACCAGGCGGAAAAAGCGCTTCTCAACCTGCAGCGGGCCACCGCTATCCTGTATGAAGAAGCGGCCGGTGCCGCCCGGGAGTTGTTCCCAGAAGACTGGAAGAAAATTGACCTGAAACTGATCACCGCCGCCAGCTGGGTGGGGTTCGATGTGGATGGCCGCGATGACATTACCTGGATGACCAGCGTCAGCTTCCGCCACCGGATGGCGTCTCTGCAGTGTCAGGAATATGTGACGCGCTGGAACAAAATAAGGCCGGAAGGGGAGGAAGTTGTCACCGGGCTTCTCGACCGGGTGGCAGAGATTTTCGCCGAGGATGTCGCACGGCTCACCCCGGTGCCGGACACGACTGACGCCGTCCGTTCCTTCGCGCGTTATATCGTGGAAAGCCGGGCGGAAACGGAAAGCATTTTACCGCACATTCTGAGCCAGCTCGATAAGCTGATAGCGAAAGAAAAGGACGAAGCGCAGGTTGCTGGTCTGATCGTGTTCCGGGGACTGCTGAACAATTTCCGCACCGGGGTCTCCCATATCCATTTCCGGCTCAATTCGGTTCAGCTTCACAACGCCATCCGTCCCCTGGTGGCGCTGGAAAAAGACCCTGATGACCCGACGGGGCGGCGGCGTTATATGAAGGCCGCCAGCAAACTGCTGGATCATATGCAGAGCCGTACCATCGGTTATGAGTCCATTCTGCATGAACAAACCACGGCCCGGCGGCTGTTTATGATTATTGCCCAGATTCTCAAATATATCGATCCGGAAACGCCGATCCGCTTCCTGATCGCCGAAAGCGATACCCCCTTCACGGTTCTCGCGGCGCTCTGTTACGCCCGCATGTTCGGCGTCGACCACAAGGTGGATATCTCGCCGCTGTTCGAGACCGACCTGGCGCTGGCGCGGGGGGCGGAGGTGATTGAGGAACTGCTGGAAAACCCGCATTATTTCGCCTATGTCAAAAAAAGGAAAAGGCTGTGCGTACAGGCCGGCTATTCCGATGCCGGGCGCTATCTCGGCCAGGTGGCTGCAGGGCTGGCGATCGAACGGCTGCGCATCAAGCTGATCAAATTGTGGGACAAGTTCGACCTTGAGGATGTGGAACTGGTCATTTTCGATACCGGGGGCGAAAGCCTGGGACGCGGGGCGCATCCGGGCGGATTCGGTGCGCGGCTGGACTATTATCATTCACCGGAAGCCCGCCGGCTGATCGCGGAGCGGGCGATTGCCTATAAACAGGAAATCAGCCTGCAGGGCGGGGACGGCTATCTCTGGCTGCAAACCCCGGGGCTGGCGCTGGCGACCGTCACCCGCATCATGGAAAACCTGCTGGCGCCAGTCGAGGAAGTGGTGGACCCCTTCTATGAAAATACCGACTGGTCGCTGGATTTTTTCATGACGGTGAAAGGCTTCAATAACGAGATATCCGCCAACCGGGATTTTTTACAGCTGATCTCCCTGCTGGGGACCGACATTAGCTATCCGTCTGGTTCGCGTATGACGCTCCGCCAGGACGAAGGCGTGGTCAGCCGTCCGCTGGAAAAACTGTCCCAGGTACGGGCGATCCCCAACAATATGCTGCTCCATCAGCTGGGCTGCCTGGCCAACAGTGTCGGTGGCGTCGGTGCTGCGATCTTCCAGGACGATCACGGTTTCTGGAAAATGTACGATCAGTCTCCCCGCCTGCGCCACCTCATGACTCTGGTGCTGACGGCTCTGGATCTGAGTGACGAGGATTTCCTGGGCGCCTACACCTCGCTGTTCCGTCCGCGCTACTGGATGCATTCCGCACGCTATGAAGAGGAGAGCCATGATCACGACCGGATGCTGCGCCTGGCCAAGATGCTGGAAACTCACGGAGTTTACGAAGGCCTGAACCGGATCGAGCTGACGCTGCGGGAAGACCTGATGTATCTGCGTGACGCCATTGCCGACCGGGAGATGCCGCCGCTGCCCTACGAGCGAGGAGAGGAGGAGCGGACTTCATACATCCTGCTGCATGTCCTGCGCATGACGCTGGTGCAGAAGATATTCCTTCTGATCACCCGAATTCCCCGGTTCCGGGATCACAAGGGCCATAGTGTGGATGACCTGGTGCTGGGGATTCTCAGGTTCCAGGTCGAACCGACGCTGGAATTGTTGCGGGAAATTTTCCCGCTCGAGGGGGATTACGACATCGATCCGCTCAATCCCGAGAAAATCACCTATAAGGGCGACAATGCCCACGGCTACGAGTATGAAAATCGCGAGATTTTTGATGAAATCGGCGAGACTTACAGCCTGGTGCGGCAGATTTCCCAGGCCCTTACCGGTTTTGTCGGCGCCCTGGGCTGA
- a CDS encoding lipoate--protein ligase family protein, with amino-acid sequence MFDSFTLRTDQENSSAGVAVEEDTRLLTEVHETAGQPVIRLWTNSPSIVVPTRDSRLPEFEQARTTMQQHGYEVAVRSSGGTAVLHNAQVLNASVIFRTPKADKVSMELGYQKLLDLFDLLVPELAGRAYFASIPGAYCDGDYNLVIDGQKIAGTAQRIKSAGAHIDHRTILAHMSLLVTVDALQMEKVINLYYGALKSEVRVREGVSSSIDQFCTGDISCASIIAAFTEAYPGGTITS; translated from the coding sequence ATGTTCGACAGCTTCACTCTCAGGACTGATCAGGAAAACTCTTCCGCCGGGGTGGCGGTCGAGGAGGACACACGTCTTCTGACCGAGGTGCACGAGACGGCCGGCCAGCCGGTGATCCGGTTGTGGACCAACAGCCCCAGCATTGTCGTGCCGACACGCGACAGCCGGTTGCCGGAATTTGAACAAGCCCGCACCACCATGCAGCAACACGGCTATGAGGTGGCTGTCCGCTCATCCGGGGGCACGGCGGTGCTGCATAATGCGCAGGTGCTCAATGCCTCGGTGATTTTCCGGACACCGAAAGCGGACAAGGTCTCCATGGAGCTGGGATATCAGAAATTGCTGGATCTGTTTGACCTTCTGGTGCCGGAACTTGCCGGCCGGGCCTATTTTGCCTCCATTCCCGGCGCCTATTGTGACGGGGACTATAATCTGGTGATTGACGGGCAAAAGATCGCCGGGACGGCGCAACGGATCAAGTCGGCCGGCGCCCATATCGATCACCGCACCATTCTGGCGCACATGAGCCTGCTGGTGACGGTTGATGCCCTGCAGATGGAAAAGGTAATTAACCTCTATTATGGAGCGCTCAAGTCAGAGGTCCGTGTACGGGAAGGGGTATCCAGCAGCATCGATCAATTTTGCACCGGGGACATAAGCTGTGCCTCGATCATCGCTGCCTTTACAGAAGCATATCCCGGGGGAACAATCACGTCCTGA
- a CDS encoding PhzF family phenazine biosynthesis protein, translating to MKNLKRIAAFSEGNTGGNPAGVMIGEEFPLDEDMQATAKEVGYSETCFLVPFEDGWRIRYFSPETEVPFCGHATIAAGAALGQRNVSGACRLYLNDRQIDIEIQHHVPDRISVALQSPETWTRQAPKGYTEQVLRHFNFTTDHLDPLYPPMIAYGGSKHLVLVVKDMRVLQNAAYEFEPVRALMKEQGLATISVVYIESLKRVCARNFFASGGVYEDAATGAAAAALAGYLRDLDWGGARSFEISQGVDMGYPSRIFVDYGETKGESVRVAGSTRFIV from the coding sequence ATGAAGAACTTGAAAAGAATTGCGGCTTTTAGTGAGGGAAACACAGGCGGAAATCCGGCCGGAGTGATGATTGGCGAGGAATTTCCCCTTGATGAGGACATGCAGGCGACCGCGAAGGAAGTCGGCTATTCCGAAACATGTTTCCTGGTCCCCTTTGAGGACGGGTGGAGAATCCGTTATTTCTCACCGGAGACGGAAGTGCCCTTTTGCGGGCATGCGACAATTGCCGCCGGGGCGGCGCTCGGTCAACGCAACGTATCGGGGGCCTGCCGGCTCTATCTGAATGACCGCCAGATTGACATAGAGATCCAGCATCATGTGCCGGACCGGATTTCGGTGGCTCTGCAGTCTCCGGAGACCTGGACGAGGCAGGCGCCCAAAGGTTATACGGAACAAGTTCTTCGGCATTTTAACTTCACTACCGATCATCTGGATCCTCTGTATCCGCCGATGATCGCCTATGGTGGATCGAAGCATCTGGTGCTGGTCGTGAAGGACATGCGGGTGTTGCAGAATGCCGCCTATGAATTTGAACCGGTCCGGGCGCTGATGAAAGAGCAGGGACTTGCCACGATAAGCGTTGTGTATATCGAAAGTCTCAAACGGGTCTGTGCCAGGAACTTTTTTGCTTCCGGCGGAGTCTATGAGGATGCGGCCACCGGCGCCGCCGCTGCGGCACTGGCGGGATATTTGCGCGATCTGGACTGGGGCGGGGCGCGCAGTTTTGAAATCAGCCAGGGCGTGGATATGGGGTATCCCTCAAGAATTTTTGTCGACTATGGCGAGACCAAAGGCGAAAGCGTAAGGGTCGCTGGTTCAACCCGCTTTATAGTATGA
- a CDS encoding DMT family transporter, which translates to MSSNSLNRGLIYMALYSITQALVWGLVRYLGESMSMETLFFFRNLVGFLTIVPLLPGTGLALFRTRKLRLHLLRAVAAFVGGLSIFYAVAHAPLATVVAITFFSPVLASFLAIFLFGESLTRSRAAVIVTGFIGVLIVLRPSAGIEADGLLAAIVTALATAAAFLCVKKLSATESSKTTVAFPFLFILPLSAVLGATNWTPPSLAQLPLVLVMGCGISLTQFFLVKAFAAAEAGAVLPLDFLRLVVASIVGSLFFQEVVDVWVVAGSMLILGSSVYSSWKEQKSVPARVPN; encoded by the coding sequence ATGTCCAGCAATTCCCTGAACCGGGGTCTCATCTATATGGCTCTTTATTCGATCACCCAGGCGCTGGTGTGGGGTCTGGTACGTTATCTGGGGGAAAGCATGTCAATGGAAACCCTGTTCTTTTTTCGGAACCTGGTGGGTTTCCTGACGATCGTTCCACTGTTGCCGGGCACCGGCCTCGCTCTGTTCCGGACCCGGAAACTTCGGCTGCATCTCCTGCGGGCCGTGGCGGCGTTCGTAGGAGGCTTGAGCATCTTCTATGCCGTGGCCCATGCGCCCCTGGCGACCGTGGTGGCCATCACATTTTTCTCGCCGGTGCTGGCGAGCTTCCTGGCAATCTTCCTGTTTGGGGAAAGCCTGACCCGGTCCCGGGCCGCAGTCATTGTGACTGGTTTCATCGGTGTATTGATCGTTCTGCGCCCGAGCGCCGGCATTGAAGCTGACGGTCTTCTGGCGGCAATCGTGACCGCCTTGGCAACGGCGGCGGCTTTTCTGTGCGTCAAGAAACTCTCGGCGACGGAAAGTTCAAAGACGACAGTGGCGTTCCCGTTCCTTTTTATTCTGCCGCTCAGTGCGGTTTTGGGCGCGACGAACTGGACACCCCCCAGCCTCGCCCAGTTGCCCCTTGTGCTTGTCATGGGCTGTGGGATCAGTCTGACGCAATTTTTCCTGGTCAAGGCTTTCGCCGCGGCAGAGGCCGGCGCCGTGCTGCCGCTGGATTTTCTGAGACTGGTGGTGGCCTCGATTGTAGGCAGCCTGTTTTTTCAGGAAGTTGTGGATGTATGGGTCGTGGCAGGGTCGATGCTGATCTTGGGAAGCTCTGTTTACAGCTCATGGAAGGAGCAAAAAAGCGTACCGGCCCGCGTACCTAATTAA
- a CDS encoding LysR family transcriptional regulator, translating into MDLRQLRYFLAIVDEGSVRQASLRVNVSQPALTVAIQNLEDELQVKLFERTRRSLTPTREGFHLYQHARSILGQAEKIKADMASLKNLEKAEIKMAAPVTIASYTLTDPISSFMEIYPGLRLHLTQMAGPMVEGALLSGDIDIGFLSRPPGSAELVQTPLYKRTVRAFMRPGHSLAQEKGLTWRQLFEQELVTLPARYAMYDTIQKIAAHYRCSADITLTSDVVPLLSSTIRKSNVVGILLESVADVDTDLVSLPILDEDTGEEDRETIFQVRACYLKQAPLSLAADKLVTHLKAYFSGS; encoded by the coding sequence TTGGATCTCAGACAATTGCGCTATTTTCTGGCTATCGTTGACGAGGGCAGCGTCCGCCAGGCGAGCCTGCGCGTGAACGTCAGCCAGCCAGCCCTGACCGTCGCTATCCAGAACCTGGAAGACGAACTTCAGGTCAAACTGTTTGAACGCACCCGTCGAAGCCTGACCCCGACCAGGGAGGGATTTCACCTCTATCAGCATGCCCGCTCCATCCTCGGCCAGGCGGAAAAAATAAAGGCAGACATGGCGTCCCTCAAAAACCTTGAGAAGGCAGAGATCAAGATGGCTGCCCCCGTCACCATCGCCAGCTATACGCTGACCGATCCCATAAGCAGTTTTATGGAAATCTATCCCGGCCTCCGGCTTCATCTGACCCAAATGGCCGGCCCCATGGTGGAAGGCGCCCTTCTGAGCGGTGATATCGATATCGGATTCCTCAGCCGCCCTCCCGGGTCAGCCGAACTGGTCCAGACTCCACTCTATAAACGAACCGTGCGGGCCTTCATGCGGCCCGGACATTCTCTCGCCCAAGAAAAAGGGCTGACTTGGCGGCAGCTTTTTGAGCAGGAACTGGTAACCCTGCCCGCACGCTACGCCATGTATGATACCATACAGAAAATCGCCGCCCATTACCGCTGCTCCGCGGATATCACCCTGACCAGCGATGTGGTACCCCTGCTCTCTTCCACGATCCGCAAAAGCAATGTGGTCGGCATCCTGCTGGAGAGTGTGGCCGACGTGGATACAGACCTGGTCAGTCTGCCCATCCTCGACGAGGACACCGGCGAGGAAGACCGCGAAACAATTTTCCAGGTTCGCGCCTGCTACCTGAAACAGGCCCCGCTTTCCCTTGCTGCCGACAAGTTAGTCACACACCTGAAAGCTTATTTCTCCGGTTCTTAA